From Verrucomicrobiia bacterium, one genomic window encodes:
- a CDS encoding IPT/TIG domain-containing protein: MKLFIQGGNAGRLQIRFLQVLSLLAILSLALNAAADPVPPPMISQIVPNFGPTNGGAIVTITGTGFQPGTTVSFGSSAALSVSVNSNALTVITPPAYFGPVSVTVSNVDGKSSMLLQGYTYHIEPSYIWTTIAGTAIAGSVDGTNNGAHFNRPSGIAKDAQGNIYIANTFDSTIRELMRNGTNWVSSTIAGLPGVIGTNDGIGSGALFFEPDAIAVDPSGNIYVGDNHNLVLRKLTLSGTNWVVSTVAGSLISFGSVDGTNGMIRFQSIGGLTSDAMGNIYISDGRAVRKLTTDGTNFICTTLATGFSSLLGIGLDNSGDIYVADSSTDGIYQLVPSGTNWIKNLLTGTSSGSNDGTNGSIQLSVPYGITVDAQTNLFVADEFNDAIRELSPVGTNWISSTIAGVPRIVGSTDGTNTNALFFRPQGIILDAQNNLVIADTLNCTIRELTPAGTNWISSTIAGQAGSIGIADGANGSVQFDRPTGIAVDGGTNIYVADSLASTVRKLSFDGTNWNSSTIAGKPFRGIAANGTNQSTTFVLPWTVAADAASNVYVADETSVRKLTLTGTNYVAKTIGGNLTLTGNPPSSLDTPQGIALDTSSNVYISDTEGTAIVKLALFNGSYSPSTIAGPAMLTTGTNDGVSANIRFSFPTGIAADTRTNLYIADTDNNTIRELTLSNSAWISTTIAGQPGISGIVDGTNNAALFFHPMGIAVDMQTNLYITDSGNYTIRKLSPVGTNWVSMTIGGLPGAYGSADGLNNETLFSDVNAVAIDANGNLYVADSDNNTIRLATFLPANKLTPNITWPTPATVEYGAALDTNQLDASADVAGSFSYNPGAGVVLSPGTNILSAVFTPVDSIDYNTVTSTVAFVVLSFPPVVTLTPANPVGILSNSLTLTATVSGPGPFIYQWQIHGTNVPNNFIKTIAGNGSATVTDGVAATNSALSAPMGLASDLAGNFYIADTQDSRIRKIGTDGIITTVAGTNNSFITFGGDGGPAVIANLSQPSGVTVDAIGNIYIADTANNRVRKVDTNGIITTFAGTNTATLGDGGPAVKAGLSGPQAVALDASGNLLIADTTHGTIRKVDANGIITTIAGSMAKSRTFSGDGGAATNAGLSSPGALAVDAHGNLFIADTANGRIRVVDTNGIVTTIAGKGSGAFSGDGGQATNAVLSSPTGVALDSFGNIFIADTGNGRIRVVNTNGIITTVGGKGAGSFSGDGGSPTNAVLSSPSGLIVDSKDSIYFADKGNNRIREIFTSSTLVLTNLTITNAGVYDLIVTSPYGSTTNSVNLPVGLSPLSALVAGPGVLQLQLNGAVGATYILQTATNLAQPVTWTSVATNKVAANGTASFSTTNSAATLNRYYRVRLP; encoded by the coding sequence ATGAAATTATTCATTCAAGGTGGAAACGCAGGGAGACTTCAAATTCGCTTTTTGCAGGTTCTTTCGCTTCTGGCAATCCTATCGCTCGCATTGAACGCCGCAGCCGATCCAGTGCCGCCGCCGATGATTAGCCAAATCGTTCCGAACTTTGGGCCAACGAACGGCGGGGCCATTGTCACCATCACTGGAACTGGTTTTCAGCCGGGCACGACGGTAAGTTTTGGCAGCAGCGCTGCCTTGTCCGTCAGCGTGAACAGCAACGCACTCACGGTCATTACTCCTCCGGCATATTTTGGCCCGGTGAGCGTTACGGTCAGCAATGTTGACGGCAAAAGCTCAATGCTGCTTCAGGGATATACTTATCACATTGAACCCAGCTACATTTGGACCACGATTGCCGGCACGGCAATAGCCGGTTCGGTGGACGGAACCAATAATGGCGCTCATTTTAACCGGCCATCAGGAATCGCCAAAGATGCGCAGGGAAATATTTATATCGCTAACACTTTCGACTCGACTATTCGTGAGTTGATGCGCAACGGCACGAATTGGGTTTCGAGCACCATTGCGGGCCTGCCCGGAGTCATCGGCACGAACGACGGCATTGGCAGTGGCGCATTATTTTTTGAGCCGGATGCGATTGCGGTTGACCCTTCCGGGAATATTTATGTGGGAGATAATCATAATCTTGTGCTGCGCAAGTTGACCCTGTCGGGAACGAATTGGGTAGTGAGCACCGTCGCGGGTTCACTGATTTCGTTCGGTTCGGTGGATGGGACGAATGGCATGATACGGTTTCAATCCATTGGTGGACTGACCAGCGACGCGATGGGGAATATTTATATCTCTGACGGCAGGGCAGTGCGAAAGCTCACCACGGACGGCACTAACTTTATATGCACCACGCTGGCCACTGGGTTCTCCAGTTTGCTTGGCATTGGGCTGGATAACAGTGGGGATATTTATGTGGCCGATTCTTCGACAGATGGCATCTATCAGCTTGTGCCGAGCGGCACGAATTGGATAAAAAATCTTCTCACGGGCACTTCTTCTGGCAGTAATGACGGGACGAATGGCAGCATCCAATTATCCGTGCCTTATGGAATTACGGTGGATGCGCAGACCAATCTTTTTGTCGCGGATGAATTCAATGATGCCATCCGCGAGCTTTCGCCGGTCGGAACGAATTGGATTTCGAGCACGATAGCGGGCGTTCCCCGCATTGTTGGAAGCACGGATGGAACGAATACCAACGCGTTGTTCTTTCGTCCGCAGGGAATCATTCTGGATGCCCAAAACAATCTTGTCATTGCGGACACGCTCAACTGCACGATCCGCGAATTGACACCGGCGGGCACGAATTGGATTTCGAGCACGATTGCCGGGCAGGCTGGTTCAATCGGCATCGCGGATGGAGCGAATGGCAGCGTTCAATTTGACCGACCGACGGGGATTGCCGTGGACGGCGGCACAAATATTTATGTGGCGGACAGCCTTGCAAGCACTGTGCGCAAGTTGTCTTTTGACGGTACGAATTGGAACTCCAGCACGATTGCCGGAAAACCATTCCGCGGAATCGCGGCCAACGGCACCAATCAATCTACGACGTTTGTTCTTCCCTGGACGGTGGCCGCGGATGCGGCGTCGAATGTTTATGTTGCGGACGAAACTTCGGTGCGCAAGCTGACTTTGACTGGCACTAATTACGTCGCCAAAACGATTGGGGGCAATTTGACTTTAACAGGCAACCCGCCATCGTCCCTGGATACTCCACAGGGAATTGCATTGGATACGAGCAGCAATGTGTATATTTCGGACACCGAAGGAACCGCCATCGTCAAGCTCGCCTTGTTCAATGGCTCTTATTCGCCAAGTACCATCGCCGGTCCGGCCATGCTGACTACGGGCACGAACGACGGCGTCAGCGCGAATATTCGTTTCAGTTTTCCTACGGGAATCGCGGCGGATACGCGCACCAATCTTTACATCGCGGACACTGATAATAATACGATTCGCGAACTCACGCTGAGCAACAGTGCCTGGATTTCCACCACGATTGCGGGACAGCCGGGAATTTCGGGCATTGTGGACGGGACGAATAATGCGGCGCTCTTTTTCCATCCGATGGGGATCGCGGTGGATATGCAAACGAACTTGTATATTACCGATAGCGGAAATTATACGATCCGGAAGTTGTCGCCGGTGGGTACGAATTGGGTTTCGATGACGATTGGTGGTTTGCCCGGCGCTTATGGCAGCGCGGACGGCCTCAATAACGAGACACTTTTCTCTGATGTCAACGCTGTTGCCATTGATGCGAACGGGAATTTGTACGTCGCGGATAGTGACAATAATACTATTCGTCTCGCGACATTCCTGCCCGCAAACAAGTTGACGCCCAACATCACGTGGCCCACGCCTGCGACGGTTGAATATGGGGCTGCGCTTGATACGAACCAACTCGACGCGTCTGCGGATGTGGCTGGTTCATTCAGCTACAATCCGGGGGCTGGGGTGGTGCTTTCGCCCGGCACGAATATATTGTCGGCTGTTTTCACACCGGTGGATTCGATTGATTATAATACCGTGACTTCAACGGTCGCTTTCGTTGTTCTTAGTTTTCCACCGGTGGTTACGCTGACTCCGGCTAATCCGGTGGGCATATTGAGCAATAGCCTGACCCTTACCGCGACGGTTTCAGGTCCTGGGCCGTTTATTTATCAATGGCAAATACATGGAACGAATGTGCCCAATAATTTTATTAAAACTATCGCGGGGAATGGTTCCGCGACTGTGACCGATGGCGTCGCGGCGACCAATTCCGCTTTGAGTGCCCCAATGGGATTGGCCTCAGATTTAGCAGGCAATTTCTATATCGCGGATACGCAAGACAGTCGCATTCGCAAAATTGGGACCGATGGAATCATCACGACGGTGGCCGGAACCAACAATTCCTTTATTACCTTCGGCGGAGACGGTGGTCCGGCGGTGATCGCTAATTTGTCGCAGCCGAGTGGGGTGACGGTTGATGCGATCGGAAATATTTACATTGCTGACACCGCCAATAATCGCGTCCGCAAGGTGGATACCAATGGCATCATTACAACCTTTGCTGGAACCAATACTGCCACGCTTGGCGACGGCGGGCCTGCCGTTAAAGCGGGACTTTCAGGGCCACAGGCCGTGGCGTTGGACGCGTCAGGGAATCTGCTCATAGCGGATACGACTCACGGCACGATTCGCAAGGTGGATGCGAATGGGATCATCACAACTATCGCGGGAAGCATGGCGAAGAGCAGAACTTTTTCCGGCGACGGCGGCGCGGCGACCAATGCTGGCTTGTCTTCGCCGGGCGCCCTGGCGGTGGATGCACATGGCAATCTTTTTATTGCTGATACCGCGAATGGCCGCATTCGCGTGGTGGATACCAATGGAATTGTCACGACGATCGCGGGAAAAGGTTCCGGAGCGTTCTCCGGTGACGGTGGACAGGCTACGAATGCCGTGCTTTCATCTCCGACGGGGGTGGCCTTGGATAGCTTTGGCAATATTTTTATCGCGGATACGGGTAATGGGCGCATCCGCGTGGTGAATACGAATGGGATCATCACGACTGTCGGAGGCAAGGGCGCGGGAAGTTTCTCGGGGGATGGTGGTTCGCCTACGAATGCGGTTCTCAGTTCGCCCAGCGGTTTGATCGTGGATTCGAAGGACAGCATTTATTTCGCGGACAAGGGAAATAATCGCATCCGCGAAATTTTCACTTCGTCCACATTGGTGCTCACCAATCTTACGATCACCAACGCGGGAGTTTATGACCTGATCGTCACAAGCCCGTATGGCAGCACGACGAATAGCGTGAATTTGCCGGTGGGACTTTCTCCGTTGAGTGCGTTGGTCGCGGGTCCGGGTGTATTGCAACTGCAACTCAATGGCGCGGTGGGAGCCACTTATATTCTTCAGACGGCGACGAACCTCGCGCAGCCGGTGACGTGGACATCGGTCGCAACGAACAAGGTGGCGGCGAATGGAACGGCTTCGTTTTCGACTACTAATAGCGCTGCCACTTTGAATCGTTATTATCGGGTAAGGTTGCCGTAG
- the uvrA gene encoding excinuclease ABC subunit UvrA, which translates to MAQGFIKIGGAREHNLKNLTLTIPRDQLVVITGLSGSGKSSLAFDTIYAEGQRKYVESLSAYARQFLDQMQKPEVDFIEGLSPAIAIEQRSSGTSPRSIIATTTEIYDYLRLLFAHIGQAHCPISGVPIVAQTTSDIVDRILALPPKTRVMLLAPVVREQKGEFRDVVERLGREGFVRARVDGELVELANNVRVKLDPKQKHTIEAVVDRLVIDDKIRVRLSDSVETSLRWGEGRLVALHQPGGTEPSNTWTETLHSNRNYSPATGLSYEPLTPKHFSFNSPAGACPVCHGLGQKLVFDEGLVVPDPEKSLEQGAVLPWRRGGKRMVVYYKSLLRGLAEHYQQNLETPYKSLPDDFKRVLMWGSGETEVGFYFSRAGKVSKISRPFEGVVPNLERLYQESESEFTRNRLKSFMSPQFCDACGGQRLKPEVLAVTIGDATVPEEYKIPKSKPPNVPGLSIMETCSLSITAADEFFAGLKLSEFQQKIANEIIREIRARLGFLKNVGLGYLTLNRESGTLSGGEAQRIRLATQIGAGLVGVLYILDEPSIGLHQRDNERLLKTLEGLRNLGNSVLVVEHDEDTIRRADYILDLGPGAGVRGGEVVAAGTLTEVLATPRSLTAKYLTGELSVAVPKKRLKPTEERGWLEVLGARENNLRNIDARIPLGTMTCVTGVSGSGKSTLVDDILRRALFRKFHGSKERPGLHRELRGFENLDKVIVIDQTPIGRTPRSNPATYTGMFNHIRDLFAKLPAARIRGYEAGRFSFNVKGGRCEKCQGDGLIKIEMHFLPPVYVTCEACNGRRYNRETLEISYKGMNIADVLDMTVDEAVNFFRAVPQIYDPCLTLADVGLGYIGVGQAATTLSGGEAQRIKLAAELTRKATGRTLYILDEPTTGLHFHDVAKLLEVLFKLRASGNTLLVIEHNLEVIKTADWVIDLGPEGGAGGGRIVAQGTPEDVARCAESYTGQYLSRMLPGIVG; encoded by the coding sequence ATGGCACAAGGTTTCATAAAAATCGGCGGCGCGCGGGAGCACAATCTCAAGAACCTCACCCTCACGATTCCGCGCGATCAGCTCGTGGTGATCACCGGCTTGAGCGGCTCAGGAAAATCTTCGCTCGCCTTCGACACGATTTATGCGGAAGGCCAGCGCAAATACGTCGAATCGCTTTCGGCTTACGCCCGCCAGTTCCTCGACCAAATGCAAAAACCCGAGGTGGATTTCATCGAGGGTTTGTCACCGGCGATTGCCATCGAACAACGCAGTTCCGGCACGAGCCCGCGCTCGATCATCGCCACCACCACGGAGATTTACGATTATCTTCGTCTCCTGTTCGCGCACATCGGCCAGGCGCATTGCCCGATCAGCGGCGTGCCCATCGTGGCGCAAACCACGAGCGATATCGTGGACAGAATTCTCGCGCTGCCGCCCAAGACGCGCGTGATGCTGCTCGCCCCGGTCGTGCGCGAACAAAAGGGAGAATTTCGTGACGTCGTCGAACGGCTCGGCCGCGAAGGCTTTGTCCGCGCGCGCGTGGATGGCGAATTGGTCGAGCTTGCCAACAACGTCCGCGTGAAGCTCGATCCCAAGCAGAAACACACCATCGAAGCCGTCGTGGATCGCCTCGTCATTGACGACAAAATCCGCGTGCGTCTTAGCGACTCCGTGGAAACGTCGCTACGCTGGGGAGAAGGGCGCTTGGTCGCGTTGCATCAGCCGGGCGGGACTGAGCCCTCCAATACTTGGACCGAGACGCTTCATTCCAATCGCAATTATAGTCCCGCCACCGGCCTCAGCTACGAACCGCTGACGCCCAAACATTTTTCGTTTAATTCACCTGCCGGTGCGTGTCCCGTTTGTCACGGCCTTGGCCAGAAACTGGTGTTCGACGAAGGCCTCGTCGTGCCCGATCCGGAGAAATCACTTGAGCAAGGCGCCGTGTTGCCGTGGCGTCGCGGCGGCAAGCGCATGGTTGTTTATTATAAAAGTCTTTTGCGCGGACTCGCGGAACATTACCAGCAGAATCTGGAGACGCCTTACAAATCGTTACCCGATGATTTCAAGCGCGTGCTCATGTGGGGTTCCGGCGAAACCGAAGTCGGTTTTTATTTTTCGCGCGCGGGCAAGGTCAGCAAAATATCGCGCCCGTTTGAAGGCGTGGTTCCCAACCTTGAGCGCCTCTATCAGGAAAGCGAAAGCGAATTCACCCGCAACCGCCTCAAGAGTTTTATGAGCCCGCAATTCTGCGACGCTTGCGGCGGCCAGCGGCTCAAGCCCGAAGTACTTGCGGTGACGATTGGCGATGCCACTGTGCCCGAGGAATATAAAATTCCCAAATCAAAACCGCCAAATGTTCCCGGCCTTTCCATCATGGAAACGTGTTCGCTTTCGATCACGGCGGCAGACGAATTTTTTGCCGGACTCAAGCTCAGCGAGTTTCAGCAAAAGATCGCCAATGAGATTATCCGCGAAATCCGCGCACGCCTTGGCTTCCTGAAAAATGTCGGCCTCGGTTACCTCACCTTGAATCGCGAGAGTGGCACGTTGAGCGGTGGCGAAGCTCAACGCATTCGGCTCGCGACCCAGATCGGCGCGGGCCTGGTGGGCGTGCTTTATATTTTGGACGAGCCGAGCATCGGTCTGCATCAGCGCGACAACGAACGCCTTTTGAAAACGCTCGAAGGCCTGCGAAATCTGGGCAATTCGGTCCTCGTCGTTGAACATGACGAAGACACCATCCGCCGCGCCGATTACATTTTGGATCTCGGTCCCGGCGCGGGCGTGCGCGGCGGCGAAGTCGTGGCTGCGGGCACACTCACGGAAGTTTTGGCGACACCGCGTTCGCTCACCGCGAAATATCTGACGGGAGAATTAAGCGTCGCCGTGCCGAAAAAACGCCTCAAGCCCACCGAAGAGCGTGGCTGGCTGGAAGTCCTCGGCGCGCGCGAAAATAATCTGCGAAACATTGACGCCCGCATTCCGCTTGGAACGATGACGTGCGTGACCGGCGTGAGTGGTTCAGGCAAGAGCACGCTGGTGGACGATATTTTGCGGCGCGCCTTGTTCCGAAAATTTCATGGCTCGAAAGAACGCCCGGGTTTGCATCGCGAACTGCGCGGCTTTGAAAATTTGGACAAGGTTATCGTCATTGACCAGACGCCGATTGGCCGCACGCCGCGCAGCAATCCCGCGACTTACACCGGCATGTTCAATCACATCCGTGATCTGTTTGCGAAATTGCCCGCCGCGCGCATCCGTGGCTACGAAGCCGGCCGTTTCAGTTTCAACGTGAAAGGCGGACGTTGCGAGAAGTGCCAGGGCGATGGGTTGATCAAAATCGAAATGCATTTTTTGCCACCGGTGTATGTGACATGCGAGGCGTGCAATGGCCGCCGTTACAATCGCGAGACTCTGGAGATCAGTTACAAGGGCATGAACATCGCCGACGTGCTCGACATGACCGTGGACGAAGCGGTGAATTTTTTCCGCGCGGTGCCGCAGATTTATGATCCGTGCCTGACGCTCGCGGACGTGGGGCTCGGCTACATCGGCGTTGGCCAGGCGGCCACGACCTTGAGCGGCGGCGAAGCGCAACGCATCAAACTCGCGGCGGAACTTACGCGAAAAGCCACGGGCCGCACGCTCTACATTCTCGACGAGCCTACGACCGGCCTGCATTTTCACGACGTCGCGAAATTGCTCGAAGTCTTGTTCAAATTGCGCGCGTCAGGAAACACGCTCCTGGTCATCG